A genomic window from Nicotiana sylvestris chromosome 11, ASM39365v2, whole genome shotgun sequence includes:
- the LOC138880895 gene encoding uncharacterized protein: MASKETDTGVVDPPREIIESESELQEESYAQPPPYPQWRAPALQNIYPAPQNTYPPPQPYQNPTGSKFRSRPEYRRERQQWKQTFTPLEESYASLFQRLRQLDVLRPIESKIPNPPPKNLDYSLRCAYCSDAPRHDTEKSWHLKRAIQELIDTNQIVVQSPDAPNINQNPLPAHAETHMIEIVHKDGESKKSSKSVMMIRASESNLLKAPDSTKATPLTVEGVTEKPSSLNSKPPVLVMKGLSKDIGASSKISKMVVPWIPSKPVIVVKGALITPIIIKPVTQLPVVDAKAVSWNYKQVIVTYKGKEIEEEVNETGGLTRSGRYFTPEELRKAKPFKDSQMPVKKSVIEEEAEEFLKKMKVLMKILNEAHVPDKIAVNHLEKTARKIFEANRITFSDDELPMEGTEHNRALYLTIGTERIHLNSVCVRGFDGGGKDSVGNIMLELSIGPFEFTIEFQVLDVDVSYNLLLGRPWIHVAKTFETVSVEKIPKGKCIPGLKLSSASVMVANEMLKNGFVPVKGLGSSLQGIVHPVRHSGNPGTFGLGFMPTEKDVKRVKNLKQKFFLSFPPFKQKLRKFKTDMSVKIKKEITKQLTAKILMDEEDIEKTVFITPWGTYCYRVMPFGLKNVGATYMRAMTTIFHYMIHKEIEVYVDDVIVKSKKLSDHVKDLRKFFQRLRRYNLKLNPAKCAFGVSSGKLLGFVVSRRSIELDPSKIKAIQELLPPKNKTEPMPTGRLAKWKILLTEFDIIYVTRTAMKAQALANHLAKNPVDNEYEPLKTYFPDEEVMCVDEVDRDEKPGWKLFFDGAANMKGVGIGVVLISETGQHYHVIAQLQFHCTNNITEYEACILGLRLAVDMGIQEILVLGDSDLLVHQIQGEWETRALKLIPYQQCLHDLCQRFRSIEFRHNPRIYNEIADALATLASMLHHPDKAYIDHVHIQVHDQHAYYNVVEEEIDGEPWFHDVKEYIRLGVYPVHATGDQKRTIRRLASGFFLSGGILYKRTPDLGLLRCIDAKTTSTIMAEVHSRVCGPHMNGYVLTKKILRAGYRTTVRTLVGATPYLLVYGTEAVIPAEDEIPSLRTITKAEIDDDE; the protein is encoded by the exons tcatatgctcaaccccctccttaCCCGCAATGGCGTGCTCCAGCTCTGCAGAAtatctacccagctccacaaaatacctatccacccccacaacCCTATCAAAACCCCACTGGTTCAAAGTTTCGATCAAGGCCAGAGTATAGGAGAGAGAGGCAGCAATGGAAACAAACTTTCACCCCGCTTGAAGAATCTTATGCTAGTTTGTTTCAAAGGTTAAGGCAGTTAGACGTCTTGAGGCCGATtgagtcaaagataccaaatccCCCTCCAAAGAACCTCGATTATTCCCTAAGATGCGCCTATTGTTCTGATGCTCCAaggcatgacacagagaagtcTTGGCATTTGAAACGGGcaatccaggagctcattgatacaaacCAAATTGTAGTCCAAAGCCCAGACGCgccaaacatcaaccaaaaccctttgcCAGCCCATGCAGAGAcacatatgattgaaatagttcaTAAGGATGGGGAGTCCAAGAAGTCTTCTaagtccgtcatgatgattcgggccagtGAAAGCAATTTGCTTAAAGCTCCGGACTCTACCAAAGCAACGCCCTTGACAGTCGAAGGGGTAACAGAGAAGCCAAGCTCACTCAATTCAAAACCACCAGTGTTGGTCATGAAAGGGCTATCGAAAGATATCGGGGCAagttcaaaaatttcaaaaatggtAGTACCATGGATTCCAAGTAAGCCTGTCATAGTTGTGAAGGGGGCTCTTATTACCCCTATCATCATTAAACCAGTAACCCAGCTGCCAGTGGTAGATGCCAAGGCTGTTTCGTGGAATTATAAACAAGTgatagtgacatacaaaggaaaagaaatagaggaAGAAGTTAATGAAACTGGAGGATTGACTCGTTCTGGGAGATATTTCACCCCAGAAGAATTAAGGAAAGCCAAGCCATTCAAGGATAGCCAAATGCCAGTAAAGAAATCGGTCATcgaggaagaggctgaggagttcctgaaaaagatgaaa GTcttgatgaagattttgaatgaggcacatgttcctgataagatcgcagtgaaccacttggaaaagacaGCTCGCAAGATCTTCGAAGCAAATAGGATCACTTTCTCGGACGATGAACTTCctatggagggtacagaacacaaccgaGCTCTTTATCTCACG ATTGGCACCGAAAGAATCCACTTGAACAGTGTATGTGTCCGAGGCTTTGATGGGGGAGGTAAAGATTCTGTTGGAAATATAATGCTCGAATTGTCGATAGGTCCATTTGAGTTTACCATAGAATTCCAAGTGTTAGATGTGGATGTCtcctacaatctgttgttgggcaggccttggatacatgttgCTAAG ACTTTCGAAACAGTGTCTGTTGAGAAAATTCCTAAAGGAAAATGCATTCCAGGTCTTAAGCTATCCTCCGCGTCCGTCATGGTTgcgaatgaaatgttgaagaatggttttgtgccgGTCAAGGGTTTGGGCTCATCTCTACAGGGTATTGTGCATCCAGTGCGCCATAGTGGGAATCctggtacatttggtttgggattcatgcccacagagaaggacgtgaaaagggttaaaaatctgaaacagaAG ttctttttat cattccctccatTCAAGCAAAAGTTgcgaaagttcaagactgatatgagtgtgaagatcaaaaaagaaatcacaaagcaacttactgcaaag atcttgatggatgaggaagatatAGAAAAGACAgtattcatcacaccatggggaacatactgttatcgggtaatgccatttggtttgaagaatgttggggcaacttacatgagggcgatgaccaccatatttcattacatgatacacaaggagattgaggtttatgtagatgatgtgatcgtaAAGTCAAAGAAGTTGTCTGACCACGTCAAggacttgaggaagtttttccaaaggctccgcaggtacaacctcaagctcaatccagcgaaatgtgcatttggtgtctcATCTGGGAAACTGCTGGGATTCGTGGTTAGTAGACGCAGCATTGAGTTAGatccgtcgaagatcaaagccattcaagagttattgcctccaaagaacaaaacagag cctatgcccacgggaagactGGCGAAGTGGAAGATTTTacttacagagtttgacatcatctatgtgactcggaccgcgatgaagGCCCAAGCCTTGGCCAACCACTTGGCTAAGAATCCGGTGGATAATGAATATGAGccactgaagacttattttcctgatgaagaggtcatGTGTGTTGACGAGGTTGATCGTGatgaaaagccaggttggaaactcttctttgatggagctgctaacatgaagggTGTTGGAATAGGGGTTGTACTtatctctgaaacagggcaacactaccATGTAATAGCCCAACTTCAATTTCATTGCACCAACAACATAACCGAGTACGAAGCATGTATTCttggtttgaggttagctgtagacatgggaATCCAGGAAATACTGGTTCTGGGAGATTCAGATTTGTTGGTTcatcagattcaaggagaatgggagactcgagctttgaagctcataccgtaccaacagtgtctgcatgatctttgtcaacgattcagGTCGATTGAATTTAGACATAATCCCAGGATTTATAATGAGATTGctgatgccttggctactctggcgtcaatgttacatcatccggacaaGGCTTATATCGACCACGTGCATATCCAAGttcatgatcaacatgcttattataatgtggtggaagaggaaatcgatggcgaaccttggttccatgatgtcaaggaatacatcaggttGGGGGTATACCCAGTACATGCTACAggtgaccaaaagagaaccattcgacgtctggctagtggatttttcttaagtggaggaatcttgtacaagaggactccgGATTTAGGACTGCTGAGGTGCATAGACGCTAAAACAACTTCAACTATCATGGCCGAAGTGCATTCTagagtttgcgggccgcatatgaacgggtatgtcttgacaaagaagatacttcgagcag gttatcgcactactgttcgcactttagtaggtgcaactccttatttgctaGTATATGGAACTGAGGCAGTTATACCTGCAGAAGAtgagattccatcccttcggacCATTACaaaagctgaaattgatgatgatgagtag